One Williamwhitmania sp. genomic window, CGCCTGTATTTTGCAGGACAAACAAAAGGATACAGTATAACAGTTACATTATGGCTTTTATGTATATAGTCACTCACATAACAAAAATATAATTAATTTTCGAAGCAGAGCTTCGAGGAATTAGACCTAACGAGATTAAAAATTGCTTAGACCCTAACTCCCAATATTGTTAAGTCATCGACCTGCTCCTGATCTCCACGCCAACTTTCAAAGGTCTGATCTAGCAGCTGCCTTTGCTCTTCCATTGGTTTTTCGGCAATGCTCATCAGTAGTTCGGAGAAGCGTTTAACCATGTATTTCTTCCCCTGAGGGCCACCAAATTGATCTTTAAACCCATCACTAGCCAAATAAATACAATCGCCCTTCGACAGAGGAATATCATGATTGGTGAAAGGTTTCATTTTTACAAAGATGGCGACAGGTTGTTTGTCGGCGCCTATAACCGTCAATTCTCTATTTACAGAAACAATATTCAATGAAATATTTGCACCAGCATACTGTAACGTATTGGTTTTGGTATTCAAAATACAAAAGGCCATGTCCATTCCATCCTTTTGCTCTCCAATTATCCCCTTCTGCTTCAGCGCCTCAATCATCAACTCTCGCAACCTATCAAGCACTTCTGCTGCGTTAAAATTCTCCTTGCGACGAACAATCTCGTTTAGCAGCGTAATTCCCAACATGCTCATAAAGGCACCTGGAACACCATGCCCGGTGCAGTCGGCCACAGCAACAAAAAGGTGTTCGTTGGAGCGGGTGGCCCAGTAAAAATCGCCGGAAACTATATCTTTCGGTTTAAAGAGAATAAAGTGATCACCTAAAATGTCTTCAATCGCATTGCCCGATGGCAATACAGCTTGCTGGATGCGTTGCGCATAGGTAATGCTATCGGTTATCTTTTGGCTCTGAGTCTCAATTCTATCACGCTGTGTTACTACTAAGTCACGCTGACTTTCAATCTCGTCACGCTGGGCACTAATTTCCTCATTTTTTTCATTAAGAAGGCTATTCTTCTCCTCTATAATCCGCTTCTGCCTGCGAGTGATTTGTAGCCGTCTGAGTATAAATGTGATCATAAAAACAAGCAATAAAAGACCTATGGAAATGCTAAGAATGATGATCTTTTGTACGTGTGCCTTTTCTTCACTAATGGTATTATCCTTTTCAAGTATCTCTATTTCCTTCTGCTTCTTTTCATTCTGATATTTGGCCTCCATTTCAGCAATAGCCTTGGTTTTTGTTGTACTAAACAAACTATCATTCGTTGCAATATAAACTTCAGCGTAACGATAGGCTTCACTCCAATTTTTCTGCTCCTTATAGGCTCCCATTAAAGATTTTGAAGCAAAATTCTCCAGCTGCATCAAGTTCCAAGCTCGAGATATTACTAATGCAGATTTACCAAACTTTAGAGCCATTTCTAAATAATGTATTTTTCTTAAGGAATCACTCTTTTGAGCGATTTCAACGTATATATCAGATAGATTTACCTGCGCTGTTGCAAGACCATTTTTGTCCGATAACTTTTTAGCTATTCTAAGCGACTGAGTGTAGTAGTGTATTGCATTATGAAAATCACCTATTTCCTTATATGCTAAGCCTAAATTGTTGTAGACATCAATCAAACCACTTTCCTCTCCTAGCTCCTCACTAATTTTAAGGGACTTAAGATAATAAAATATTGATTTTTTGTATTGATTCAAATCACTATAAGCCAAACCAATATTACTATAGTCAATTGACATTCCACTTCTATCATTCAAACTAGAATCTATTTGCAAGGATCTGGTATAAAAGTCGATTGCTTTTTTATAGTTTTTCTCACTGTAAAACACCCCTCCAAGATTTGTGTAACTTGAAGATACTCCTGCTTGATTTTTAAGTTGTTCATTAATTTTAAGAGCCTTGAAATAAAATTCTTCTGCCTTATCGAAAATGCCTTGGTAGTAATAAACATTGCCTAAATTAATATAATTACTAGCCACATTACTACCAAAATCAAGTTTACGACTTATATTCAACGAATTTGTATAGAAATATATAGCCGAATCAAAGTTTCCCAACTCACATTCAGCAACGCCAAGGTTTCTATATGCAACCGCCATCATCTTCTGATCATCTAAGGCCTGAAATTCCTTAATTGATTTTATTAGATAGGTAATTCCAATTTTGTAATCTCCTTTTTCAGTATATATAGCTCCAATAATCCTTTCGGCCTTTGCATGTTGCAAACTATTCTTTCTTATCGAGACTTTGTTTAAGTCATGGCAATGTTCAATAGTCCTCACCACCTGACTAAAATAGAATAAAGAAGAATCCAAATTAACGTTTAAAAAACTATCTCCTATTTGGTTGTAAATTTCTATTCGCGCTGTATCCTGCCTTGCTCGTGCCAAAACTTTTTTCAGTGAATCCACCTTTGAATTTTGCGCTAATACACTACTGAAACTGCATACGATGGATAAAAATATTAAAACAACCAAGCCTTTTTTCATAGCTCAACGGGAATAAGAAATGGGAAATAGATCCACTCAAAGGTATCTTTTTATGGTAATCGTTCACCCTATGAGCCTAATTTTTAAACAACTATTCAGGTCAAACGCATGCAGGATGACATCTATTGGTAAGTTATAATTAGCAGAACAAGAATATTAAAAGCAGTAACAAGATCGATTGAGTTGTTTTCATTACCGATGCTTCACATTCCCCCAAACCGTAACGGTATGCTCACCCTGGGGCAGCTTTAGAACAACATCACCATCTCCCATCAGCGGAACGTTCGCCTTCATACCATCTACATTTACGGTTGAGGGCTTTCTGTCCAGAATTACATAGCAAGGGGTGGTTGCCTCGTTATAGGTAAACTCCAACCTATTTTTGGCGAAACTTGCCCACTTTAGTTCACCGCTAATGCCTTCCATTTCCATGGTGGTCATAAGAGTCTGTTTGGTATAAAAGCGAAGCATGTGCTTGCCTTTTGGGATGATTACCTCCTGCCCGTTACGTGCAAACCATGGCTTGCCGTCGAGTGTAAGTCCAAGGTTGGCTAAACCAACATTTACCGTAATGGTATATGGGGTTGTAATCTCCCATTCATTGGGTATTCGCTCGGTAATGATGGCCTCCCGCGCAAGCACGGTGCTTATGTTTCGGTAATCGCAGACATTTATAACATCTTCAGAATAAAAAGCCGGGCGAATGTTATGCAGCGCTATGTTGTAAGTAATCTGCCGTAACTCCTCACCCGATGGCCACTCCGAGGGAAATCCTCCTTCACCATGCTCGTGGCTTACCACCACATTACAGTCGAATATCAAACGGTTCTCATCTGGAATGGATTTGCGGTATATCCTGCCCAGCTGCTCGAATCGTTCCGGTCCTGAACTCCAGCACATGGATGGATCTTCAATTTGAAGTGAGATATCATACTTTTTGCATAGAGCAAGCGTATTTTCTGTAGATTCAGCAATGTTATCTGAATCTTCAGGCCTAAGGCTTACATCAATTCCAGTGAGCATTACCTCAAAACTTCTCTTGCGATGCTTAATCGCCATTAAATGGTTTAGAAATTGGTCTTTGATTCTAAATGCCAAATCCTTTCGGTAATCGGCAAACTTTCGCCAGCCAATCCTATCCCTTTTCCAGTAATGAGCACTTGAGATATTGAAAAGCTCCTGTGGGTCAAATCCTTCTTGCTGCTCAAATTCGTTGCGGATTACCCTGTTCATTGGTGTAAAGTTTTCCGGTTTGTTAAAACCATCGGGATCGGGTTCAAAATACATTTCGGCGAAATTTACACCATCCCAATCGTCCTGCATGAGCAAACCATCCAGCTCCCTAAAAACCTGCTTACGGCAGCTGTCATCGGCCATATTCATCAACCTGCGCCAGTCGACAAATGCATCTCGACCCGTGGCAGTTTTTTCCCTCCACGCGGGATGCTCGTCCCACATTTTGCGAGTAACCTCAGGGGTTTCGAGCCAGCAGTATATCTGAATGCCGTTTGCGTGACAA contains:
- a CDS encoding tetratricopeptide repeat protein; the protein is MKKGLVVLIFLSIVCSFSSVLAQNSKVDSLKKVLARARQDTARIEIYNQIGDSFLNVNLDSSLFYFSQVVRTIEHCHDLNKVSIRKNSLQHAKAERIIGAIYTEKGDYKIGITYLIKSIKEFQALDDQKMMAVAYRNLGVAECELGNFDSAIYFYTNSLNISRKLDFGSNVASNYINLGNVYYYQGIFDKAEEFYFKALKINEQLKNQAGVSSSYTNLGGVFYSEKNYKKAIDFYTRSLQIDSSLNDRSGMSIDYSNIGLAYSDLNQYKKSIFYYLKSLKISEELGEESGLIDVYNNLGLAYKEIGDFHNAIHYYTQSLRIAKKLSDKNGLATAQVNLSDIYVEIAQKSDSLRKIHYLEMALKFGKSALVISRAWNLMQLENFASKSLMGAYKEQKNWSEAYRYAEVYIATNDSLFSTTKTKAIAEMEAKYQNEKKQKEIEILEKDNTISEEKAHVQKIIILSISIGLLLLVFMITFILRRLQITRRQKRIIEEKNSLLNEKNEEISAQRDEIESQRDLVVTQRDRIETQSQKITDSITYAQRIQQAVLPSGNAIEDILGDHFILFKPKDIVSGDFYWATRSNEHLFVAVADCTGHGVPGAFMSMLGITLLNEIVRRKENFNAAEVLDRLRELMIEALKQKGIIGEQKDGMDMAFCILNTKTNTLQYAGANISLNIVSVNRELTVIGADKQPVAIFVKMKPFTNHDIPLSKGDCIYLASDGFKDQFGGPQGKKYMVKRFSELLMSIAEKPMEEQRQLLDQTFESWRGDQEQVDDLTILGVRV
- a CDS encoding IS200/IS605 family transposase, which gives rise to MSDYIHKSHNVTVILYPFVCPAKYRR